The region AAATCGTAACTCATTGTTCCACCTCATCCTTTTTTTGATATAAATCAAGATAATTAGACCCAAAAGCCTTTTTCATAGAAAATATCCGGGTTAGTATTCTTTCGGTGTGTGACTTAGCTGAGACAAGGTGAAAACCGGGCCGTCTTTGCATACGAATTCCTGTCCGATATTGCACCGCCCGCACATGCCGATGCCGCATTTCATGCGGTTCTCAAGAGACATGATGATATGATCATGGCTGTAGCCAAGTTTATCGAGAACCGGCTGGGTAAACTTGATCATGATAGGAGGCCCGCAGACAATCGCGTAGGTATCGGCGTCGGCATGCGGGGCTTTTTGTTCCGTAATGGTGGGCACAAAACCGATGTTATATTTCCAGCCCGGATCATTGGTGGCATCTACCGTAATGTGCATGTGAATATCATCGCGGGCTTCCCATGCAGCCAGTTCATTTCTGTAAAGAAGCATACCGGGAGTCCGGGCGCCGTAGATCACATGGATGTCTTTAAATTTGGACCGATTGGCAGGATCCAGCATATTTACAATGGATGAACGCAGGGTCGTAAAGGCAAATCCTCCGCCGATAATGACCACATCCTTTCCTTCCATTTTCTCCCAGGGGTACCAGTTCCCAAGAGGTCCCCGGATTCCCATGATATCGCCGGGTTTCATGGCATGCAGGGCTGTCGTCACAACTCCGGCCTTGTTGACGGTAAATTTTAGAAACCCTTTTTCCGTGGGGGATGAAGCAATGCCGATGGGTATTTCACCCTTGCCGGTTACCGACAGTTCGGCAAACTGTCCGGATTTATAAGCAAATTTTTCTTCATCGCCAGGATTCAGAAAGACCAGCTTAAAGGTTTTCAGATTTTTGTCTTCGGTTTCAGTGATGATTTCATCGATGCGAACCGGATAAGGCAGATATGGATTTTCCAAGGTCAACCCCCCTTTTAGGACTTCAGCGGGCAAGCCGGAACGGATATTTCACGAAGTTGATTCGTCCCTTTTCGATTTTTCGTAAAACTGCCAGGTCATGTTTCCGGCTCGTAAGCGTTCATCAACTCGCATACCCTGCGAATATCGATGTTCACCGGGCATAAGCGAATGCACCGGCCGCACCCGACACACTGTATCCCGGCATCATACTTATCCACAAAATATTTGAGCTTATGCATAAACCGCTGCCTGACCCTGTGCAGTTTGGCCCCTCTGGGATTATGCCCGGATGCGTGCAGCGTAAAGAGCGGGTACATACAACTGTCCCAGTTCCGCATCCGAACTCCCGAATTTTTATAAACTTCATCCTGAATATCAAAACACCAGCAGGTGGGGCAAACATAGGTACAGGTACCACAGTTAATACAGGCAAATGAAACGTCTTCCCAAAACGCGGCGTTATAAAGCTGGGCGGCAAGTTTACGCTTTAACTTATCAGTAGCAACCGAAGTTCTTACTTTTATTTCCGCGGATTTTTTCAGGCTGTCGATTTGCCCGCCATCGGCTTCGGTTTGCCAGCCGCCGGCGTTTAAAAAGTCCTGTCCCTTTGAAGTGACGGCCTTGGCCAAAAAATGATTCCCGGCATCAATCAGGAGCACGTCAAGACCCTTTTCGTAAAAAGGTCCGCAGCCTGCGGTGGTGCAAAAGCAGGTACTGCATGGTTCGCTGCATGCCAGCCCCACAAGGGTGGTTGCTTCGTAAGAACGTATCCAGTATGGATCTTTATACTCGGGCGTATCAAAGTTTTGCCTGACGAGCTCAAAAGCGGCCGCATCACAGGGTCTAATTCCGATAACGGCCCGGGGCCCATAATCCTTGTCGATCTCTTTTAAGATATGGTGATCTTTTTGCTGCTCATCCAACGTGAAATTGAACATCACCTCGGACTGGGGATAAATAATCGATTTTGGCGAAAGACGCGTGTTTAAATAATTAAAGTCCGGGAGTTCACCCTCATGGAGTTGCGTAAAAATATGGAACTGGTCATTTTTTACCGGGCCGAACAAGCGGTAAGACGCCCGTAACTTGCCCAGACCTTCGGACCAGTTCTGCTTATCGATTTTTAGGACCTTCATTGTCTTTGCCTTTACTTAATAAAATCATCCGGGTCGTCCGGTCTGTACGTATCAAGCGGCCGGCGCTGCTCCGCTGAAAGCCCCGCCGTCCACCCAAACTGCTCCAGACAATCTTTTTCAAGCTTCTTTGTAAACAGTCGCATGTTGATTCCCACCGGACACGCCCGTTCACAAGACCCGCAGTCCGTACACCTGCCGGCGCAATGAAATGCCCGCAAGAAATGAAATGTGCGCGTATCGATCCGGTCCGGGCCTTTCCCGAGCCACTGGGGCCGGGATTCATCCACAAAGCAGGTGGGGCAGTAGCATAGCGGGCATACGTTTCGGCAGGCATAGCAGCGCATGCAGAGCGACAGAAGATCGTCAAAAAAATTCCATTTTTCTGCAGGCGTCATGGTTTCAATCCGCCTGACATCCTCGTATCGATCAACCTCTTTTTGCTCTTGGACCGTTGCGGATGCCAGCTCATCATAGATCACAGGGTTGCGATAGATACATAGGACGCAGTTTTGCTGGAACACATCCTTTTTTTCGAAGATCTTTTCGGCAGCTTCACCCTTTACA is a window of Candidatus Desulfatibia profunda DNA encoding:
- a CDS encoding FAD/NAD(P)-binding protein; protein product: MENPYLPYPVRIDEIITETEDKNLKTFKLVFLNPGDEEKFAYKSGQFAELSVTGKGEIPIGIASSPTEKGFLKFTVNKAGVVTTALHAMKPGDIMGIRGPLGNWYPWEKMEGKDVVIIGGGFAFTTLRSSIVNMLDPANRSKFKDIHVIYGARTPGMLLYRNELAAWEARDDIHMHITVDATNDPGWKYNIGFVPTITEQKAPHADADTYAIVCGPPIMIKFTQPVLDKLGYSHDHIIMSLENRMKCGIGMCGRCNIGQEFVCKDGPVFTLSQLSHTPKEY
- a CDS encoding 4Fe-4S dicluster domain-containing protein; amino-acid sequence: MKVLKIDKQNWSEGLGKLRASYRLFGPVKNDQFHIFTQLHEGELPDFNYLNTRLSPKSIIYPQSEVMFNFTLDEQQKDHHILKEIDKDYGPRAVIGIRPCDAAAFELVRQNFDTPEYKDPYWIRSYEATTLVGLACSEPCSTCFCTTAGCGPFYEKGLDVLLIDAGNHFLAKAVTSKGQDFLNAGGWQTEADGGQIDSLKKSAEIKVRTSVATDKLKRKLAAQLYNAAFWEDVSFACINCGTCTYVCPTCWCFDIQDEVYKNSGVRMRNWDSCMYPLFTLHASGHNPRGAKLHRVRQRFMHKLKYFVDKYDAGIQCVGCGRCIRLCPVNIDIRRVCELMNAYEPET
- a CDS encoding 4Fe-4S ferredoxin, which produces MLGYINKIRETSGRLLKEGSVDMVIGFRKGSLPMMNEPCFIKRAQDVNRLVWDGNCGINLANYLTNRKEKIGVVAKGCDARNIVVHITENKIKRDQLYIIGVPCKGMIDRHKVASLFAGEVMEVVENTDKIIVKGEAAEKIFEKKDVFQQNCVLCIYRNPVIYDELASATVQEQKEVDRYEDVRRIETMTPAEKWNFFDDLLSLCMRCYACRNVCPLCYCPTCFVDESRPQWLGKGPDRIDTRTFHFLRAFHCAGRCTDCGSCERACPVGINMRLFTKKLEKDCLEQFGWTAGLSAEQRRPLDTYRPDDPDDFIK